A section of the Chryseobacterium scophthalmum genome encodes:
- a CDS encoding fibronectin type III domain-containing protein translates to MNRFLTILGILLCFQLKVSAQCTAMPVPFLQSFSTGVLPPCWTSQNPTSTSTSLYVKWRFNTSAGYGVTGNGGKPAGTFAWVDASSPYDNEHTVELISPQINLTGLTNPYVKFEWLKNHLTSATGTVPPYENNRMKLEVNNGSGWVEIWSDNSNAPEWRTVGVPLAASYVGATIQLKFTVDKDVANNGYFYDDVLLDEVQVIQAPTCFEPVIAPATNITPNSATLNWAAPLAPAPVPAGGYEYYYSTSNTPPTAATVGSIVPGISANITPLVGGTTYYWWVRSVCSASDKSLWVAGEPFTPGQIGGGTATHAYLPVYSCSGFNYSQQIYTATEVTTAVGANNMITAIKFFVSTTAVNQANYNQWVVYMGNTSQNDFATTTNWIPAGNMTQVYTGTLPTMTAGTWIEIPLATPFLWDGTSNVVIAVDENATSTSCTANWGSYSAGPNRGMLYYNTTINPDPLNPPAATSRYAVLPRLQLIGTVLPSCTNVVPSNIAVSNITATSASVSWTATQNATYVVRYRVLPSGAWQTINVTTPFTNNVLLSGLVEQTQYEVEIATICGTQGAFSAPIPFTTPALTYCNSGTATVTNGYISNITMIGTNVPATTNNSGPSTYTDYSTDPSKTITLLRNSVNNILSVGRTIASSTYTTYAWIDFNGDGIFNNNPVGTAGGERIMNLGYSNTTPVTANFDVPANAYIGNSKIKMRVIVYFNTPTDPCMNLTSNGEVEDYQIKFIDLQPCTTAPPTSISVGNLTHNSAYVSWMPTANATYVIRWRQGTTGAWLPSAAGLTLPAGQSFHTITGLTEQTAYQVQVATICGGNQGAYSPLVDFITPAITYCNMTGTGTNDYISNIKVTPVNFPMMENASLQTNYISYTTPATLVNLEIGSVGNQIVISKAWVGTNYGDSVHAWIDWDRDGVFTDSEKIMTTPSNTTTPITATFNVPATGVYTGANTTTMRVVLKRGSAPLMCQDAVNGEVEDYAVKLRPCDNTTPGTPVFPTITHNSVIVNWTPATNNNAFILEYRPVTNPASAWTTMNLTVLGGNPPVSITGLTPATMYEVRIAAVCGSGGAGAFTPLQTFTTRCDPAPPNVVISNITSNSAMVTWNPVVPNATYVLRWREVGATLWNTPTLPPPPINTYVIPNLESYKTYEVQVASICNGETNPNPWSITQIFTTVRVCEVPPPGFTITQLTPTTAEVVWDAYTGTGATNNYTLKYRKVGIPNWTTINVSNNTYTITGLLELTKYEMQIANVCSGGAGNYTPPYYFTTPTVIYCQMHSTNFASEYISKVTATPNGKPEMINVSTGAAYSDFTGDSTKFIELIQGSTGNQITIDKTQGADSGVAVWIDFDRNGTFDLNERILADGPNSNSTANATFSVPSDAFISMTSSKYVVMRVAMAKGAIPVNCTSFDDGEVEDYTVRISKLPIVNSVNQTDILIYPNPVKSVLNVRNISEKANYKIYSAAGRLVSSGLIVNNKIDVSVLISGVYVIDIDDKKGNAQRKFIKED, encoded by the coding sequence ATGAACAGATTTTTAACAATTCTGGGGATTTTGCTGTGTTTTCAGCTCAAAGTCTCCGCACAATGTACGGCGATGCCCGTCCCTTTCTTACAATCTTTCAGCACAGGAGTATTACCTCCCTGTTGGACAAGTCAAAACCCTACAAGTACATCAACAAGTTTATATGTTAAATGGAGATTTAACACCTCTGCTGGTTATGGTGTAACCGGAAACGGAGGAAAACCTGCAGGAACTTTTGCTTGGGTTGATGCAAGTTCACCGTATGATAACGAACACACTGTTGAACTTATCAGTCCGCAGATTAATCTGACCGGATTGACCAATCCTTATGTAAAATTTGAATGGTTAAAAAACCATCTTACCTCAGCAACAGGAACGGTTCCTCCTTACGAAAATAATAGGATGAAGCTTGAGGTAAATAACGGAAGCGGATGGGTTGAAATTTGGTCTGATAATAGTAATGCTCCAGAATGGAGAACAGTAGGAGTTCCTCTTGCCGCAAGTTATGTAGGAGCGACCATTCAGCTTAAATTTACTGTTGACAAAGATGTTGCTAATAATGGGTACTTTTATGATGATGTGCTTTTGGATGAAGTTCAGGTAATTCAGGCACCAACTTGTTTTGAACCTGTTATTGCACCCGCAACAAATATTACTCCTAACTCTGCAACTCTGAATTGGGCGGCACCATTAGCTCCGGCTCCTGTACCTGCGGGTGGATATGAATATTATTACAGTACCTCAAATACTCCTCCAACTGCTGCAACAGTAGGAAGCATTGTTCCCGGAATTTCAGCTAATATCACACCTTTAGTTGGAGGAACAACCTATTATTGGTGGGTTCGTTCGGTATGTTCTGCTTCAGATAAATCTTTATGGGTGGCGGGAGAGCCTTTTACTCCCGGACAGATTGGTGGCGGAACAGCAACACATGCTTATCTGCCGGTATATTCCTGTTCAGGATTTAATTATTCTCAGCAAATTTATACAGCAACAGAAGTGACAACAGCAGTTGGAGCAAATAATATGATCACAGCTATAAAGTTTTTTGTATCTACTACAGCAGTAAATCAGGCAAATTACAATCAGTGGGTAGTTTATATGGGAAATACATCTCAAAATGATTTTGCTACAACCACAAACTGGATTCCTGCCGGAAACATGACTCAGGTTTATACCGGAACATTACCAACAATGACTGCAGGGACATGGATTGAAATTCCTCTCGCAACACCTTTCCTTTGGGATGGAACAAGTAATGTTGTGATTGCGGTAGACGAAAATGCTACAAGCACATCTTGTACAGCTAACTGGGGAAGCTATTCTGCAGGACCCAATAGAGGAATGCTTTATTATAATACGACGATTAATCCAGATCCGTTGAATCCTCCTGCGGCAACAAGCAGGTATGCTGTTTTGCCAAGACTTCAGCTTATCGGTACTGTTTTACCTTCTTGTACAAATGTGGTACCATCAAATATTGCAGTAAGTAATATCACAGCTACTTCTGCTTCGGTATCTTGGACAGCAACTCAGAATGCAACTTATGTGGTAAGATACAGAGTTTTGCCTTCTGGAGCGTGGCAGACAATTAATGTTACTACGCCATTTACCAATAATGTATTGCTTTCAGGACTTGTTGAGCAAACTCAGTATGAAGTGGAAATCGCTACAATTTGTGGAACTCAGGGAGCTTTTTCTGCACCAATTCCTTTTACCACTCCGGCTCTCACTTACTGTAATTCAGGAACTGCAACAGTGACTAATGGTTATATCAGCAATATTACGATGATAGGAACTAATGTTCCAGCTACAACTAATAATTCAGGACCCAGTACTTACACAGATTATTCAACTGATCCGTCCAAAACCATTACTTTATTAAGGAATTCGGTTAACAATATATTGTCGGTAGGAAGAACTATTGCTTCGAGTACTTATACTACTTATGCTTGGATTGATTTTAATGGTGATGGAATTTTCAATAATAATCCTGTAGGAACAGCAGGAGGAGAAAGAATCATGAATCTTGGGTATTCTAATACAACTCCTGTAACTGCCAATTTTGATGTACCTGCCAATGCCTATATTGGAAACAGTAAAATCAAAATGCGTGTTATCGTATATTTCAATACCCCAACAGATCCTTGTATGAACCTTACAAGTAATGGAGAAGTTGAAGATTATCAGATTAAATTTATTGACCTTCAACCATGTACTACTGCACCTCCAACAAGTATTTCTGTAGGAAATCTTACTCATAATTCAGCATATGTATCCTGGATGCCAACAGCTAATGCAACTTATGTTATCAGATGGAGACAAGGAACTACGGGAGCATGGTTGCCAAGTGCAGCTGGATTGACGCTTCCTGCGGGTCAGAGCTTTCATACAATTACAGGTCTGACTGAGCAAACTGCTTATCAGGTACAAGTAGCTACTATTTGCGGTGGAAATCAAGGGGCATATTCACCATTGGTAGATTTTATAACACCAGCAATTACTTACTGTAATATGACTGGAACTGGGACGAATGATTATATTTCTAATATAAAAGTAACACCTGTGAATTTTCCAATGATGGAAAATGCTTCACTTCAAACCAACTACATTAGTTATACGACACCTGCAACATTGGTTAATCTGGAAATAGGTTCAGTAGGTAACCAAATTGTAATATCAAAGGCTTGGGTGGGTACTAATTATGGAGACTCAGTACATGCTTGGATTGACTGGGATAGAGATGGAGTATTTACAGATAGTGAAAAAATAATGACTACTCCTTCTAATACTACAACCCCGATTACTGCTACATTTAATGTTCCGGCAACAGGAGTTTATACAGGAGCTAATACCACAACAATGAGAGTTGTATTGAAGCGAGGAAGCGCGCCATTGATGTGTCAGGATGCAGTCAACGGAGAAGTGGAAGATTATGCTGTAAAATTAAGACCATGCGACAATACTACTCCGGGAACTCCAGTTTTTCCTACGATAACTCATAATTCAGTTATTGTTAACTGGACTCCAGCAACAAACAATAATGCGTTTATTTTAGAATACAGACCGGTAACCAATCCAGCTTCTGCATGGACTACAATGAATCTTACGGTTTTAGGAGGAAATCCACCAGTGAGTATTACAGGATTAACACCAGCAACAATGTATGAAGTTAGAATTGCTGCGGTATGTGGAAGTGGTGGAGCAGGAGCTTTTACTCCTTTACAGACATTTACGACAAGATGCGATCCGGCACCGCCGAATGTAGTGATATCTAATATTACATCAAATTCAGCAATGGTAACATGGAACCCAGTTGTACCTAATGCAACTTATGTTTTAAGATGGAGAGAGGTTGGAGCTACACTATGGAATACACCGACATTACCTCCTCCACCAATAAATACTTATGTAATACCGAATCTTGAATCTTATAAAACTTATGAGGTACAAGTAGCAAGTATTTGTAATGGGGAAACCAATCCTAACCCATGGTCAATTACACAGATATTTACCACTGTAAGAGTGTGTGAAGTGCCTCCTCCAGGATTTACGATTACTCAATTAACTCCTACAACTGCAGAAGTGGTTTGGGATGCCTATACGGGTACCGGAGCTACTAATAATTACACATTAAAATACAGAAAAGTAGGAATACCAAATTGGACGACTATTAATGTAAGTAATAATACCTATACAATAACAGGATTATTAGAACTAACTAAATATGAAATGCAAATTGCAAATGTTTGTAGTGGAGGAGCAGGAAATTATACACCTCCTTACTATTTTACAACACCTACAGTGATTTATTGCCAAATGCATTCAACTAACTTTGCTTCTGAATATATTTCAAAAGTTACCGCTACACCGAATGGTAAACCTGAAATGATTAATGTTTCAACAGGAGCTGCTTATTCTGATTTTACAGGAGATTCAACTAAATTTATTGAATTGATTCAAGGATCAACGGGAAATCAAATTACTATTGATAAAACTCAGGGAGCAGATTCGGGAGTTGCAGTTTGGATTGACTTCGACAGAAACGGAACTTTTGATCTTAATGAGAGAATTCTTGCAGACGGACCTAATTCAAATTCTACGGCAAATGCAACATTCAGCGTGCCATCTGATGCATTCATCAGCATGACGAGTTCTAAATATGTTGTGATGAGAGTAGCGATGGCTAAAGGAGCAATTCCTGTTAACTGTACCAGTTTTGACGATGGGGAAGTAGAAGATTATACAGTGAGAATATCAAAGTTACCAATTGTAAATTCGGTTAATCAGACGGATATTTTGATTTATCCAAACCCTGTTAAATCAGTATTGAACGTTAGAAATATTAGCGAGAAAGCAAACTATAAAATTTATAGCGCTGCTGGAAGACTTGTATCTAGCGGATTAATCGTTAATAATAAAATTGACGTAAGCGTACTTATTAGCGGAGTTTATGTTATTGATATTGACGATAAGAAGGGAAATGCGCAGAGAAAATTCATTAAAGAAGATTAA
- the cas9 gene encoding type II CRISPR RNA-guided endonuclease Cas9 (Cas9, originally named Csn1, is the large, multifunctional signature protein of type II CRISPR/Cas systems. It is well known even to general audiences because its RNA-guided endonuclease activity has made it a popular tool for custom editing of eukaryotic genomes.) — translation MKKTLGIDLGTNSIGWVIRNADLLDNQIEDFGVITFEKGVASEKGNEFPKVQKRTESRGKRRNYQSEKYRKFALLDFLIQKNMCPLTMDEFCNWKDYRKGKKREYPQSEEFLNWIRFDFNGDGLPDFHLFGKEKDDSYYVFRAFAADENHKNVFDNNPHILGRVLYQMVQRRGFKGRDEEEAKTMLVGSDKNGTKGRNDIEEYIEKYKTLGAALYYHQKDFGGRIRQRYNLRKDNENELKEICKIHQLSQEDYEKLWKAIIWQRPLRTQKGLVGNCIYEKNKKRVAVSHPLYEEYRTWVFINNLNIIPPFGEEKQNYISEKIYPLFYKSKPDFELSDIDKQLKKDGAKRTSKHNDKTKVLSVKLLKQFQDVFGEDWKQKLQWDINGDRNSQPEKKEKSLYTFEDLWHILLTFDGQENLKKFALEKLNLDNEKAIKFSKIKLQQGYATLSISAIKKILPYLQRGFLYSHAVYMANLYKMLGETTISETLTNHFSDEILKILENDDFNRKNSAIINSLISEMLNDDNRYYIADNRNLDKTEEQIVLKSITDNYGLETWGNFDEEKKMEIIDFVSSKYLEFLKKTYTEKGNLFIQPERIHDKIFNFLKETYHVSEDKIKYLWHPSEQENYAKADEYFEYSIGSKKYYVKEESTQNFLSRNPNAEFDGRQLKLLGNPEPLSKGFKNPMALKSLHKLKNLVNYLLQTGKIDEGTRVVIEIARELNDKNKRKAIENWQKDREKENEAFRKEIEVYKEQFPNINLIDENTLIRKIRLWHEQNKICLYTGKTIPFSELIIGNKYDFEHTIPASISFDNELKNLTISDSSYNRLHKGKKFPTQLSNYDSEQTINGESCNSILRNIEFIFGERIVEYKEIKGKTEKIVKWKKIDELEKQFDEWKKKASYASTKEIKDNCIVKYHTIKMDLDYLKSKLATFTITEYKAGWRNSQIRDTQIITKYALPYFKTLFKRVSVEKGGVTDIFKKVYKVQSRNSKKDRSVHSHHAQDAAILTLIPNAFHRERIIKAYENEIDNRTGKTYHEQPLDWENFSEKYILELQDKVLINNLTDNRTITQTYKTVRKRGKVVYDINENGNSLKRVSKGDTIRGQLHGETFYGAIKQPVRDEDNKILFDENKKMILKDEIYLAVRKPLVYKKDANSPGFKTLDEVEKVIVDKGLFKMIKKQVEESDFKTALIDGVYMLNESGEKVNKIRRIRCFENGLKYTTAIKVHEHSFVSHKEYKQSTLATNGENTYCLFYKNDKGKAMKILSIVDLAELKLKNIQNLYNEPEFSSFEVGKGKNKYKIPLYSVLKSGDKVLFYKENIYELKDLEQKELSDRMFKMYQFEKDGRIKFRHHLAAGIDTELKKENPENSSVNFEEKQVFLRLSQGQWNFAIDGKDFEISLDGKINWKF, via the coding sequence ATGAAAAAAACTTTAGGAATTGATCTTGGCACAAATAGTATTGGATGGGTCATCAGAAATGCAGATTTATTAGATAACCAAATTGAAGATTTTGGAGTCATTACTTTTGAGAAAGGTGTTGCTTCTGAAAAAGGTAATGAGTTTCCTAAAGTTCAGAAAAGAACGGAAAGCAGAGGCAAGAGAAGAAATTATCAATCTGAAAAGTATAGAAAGTTTGCACTTTTAGATTTTCTTATTCAAAAAAATATGTGTCCGTTGACGATGGATGAATTTTGTAATTGGAAAGATTACAGAAAGGGAAAGAAAAGAGAATACCCTCAATCTGAAGAATTTCTGAATTGGATAAGATTTGACTTTAACGGAGATGGTTTGCCGGATTTTCATTTATTCGGAAAAGAAAAAGATGATAGTTATTATGTTTTCAGGGCTTTTGCAGCAGATGAGAATCATAAAAATGTTTTTGATAATAATCCTCATATTTTAGGAAGAGTTCTGTACCAAATGGTACAAAGAAGAGGTTTTAAAGGAAGAGATGAAGAAGAGGCAAAAACAATGCTTGTCGGAAGTGATAAAAACGGTACAAAAGGCAGAAATGATATTGAAGAATATATTGAAAAGTATAAAACTTTGGGAGCAGCTCTTTATTATCACCAAAAAGATTTCGGAGGTAGAATTAGACAGAGATATAATCTTCGTAAAGACAATGAAAATGAATTAAAAGAAATCTGCAAAATACATCAGCTTTCTCAAGAAGATTACGAAAAGCTTTGGAAAGCGATAATTTGGCAAAGACCCCTTAGAACTCAAAAAGGTTTAGTCGGAAATTGTATCTACGAGAAAAATAAAAAAAGAGTTGCAGTAAGCCATCCTTTGTATGAAGAATACAGAACATGGGTTTTTATTAATAATTTAAATATAATTCCTCCTTTTGGAGAAGAAAAGCAAAACTATATCTCAGAGAAAATTTATCCTTTGTTTTATAAATCTAAACCCGATTTTGAACTGTCTGATATTGATAAACAACTTAAAAAAGATGGTGCGAAAAGGACGTCAAAACACAATGATAAAACCAAAGTACTTTCTGTAAAGCTTTTGAAACAATTCCAAGATGTTTTTGGAGAAGACTGGAAACAAAAGTTGCAATGGGATATTAATGGTGACAGAAATTCACAACCCGAAAAAAAAGAAAAATCATTATATACATTTGAAGACCTTTGGCATATTTTGTTAACCTTTGACGGACAAGAAAACCTTAAGAAGTTTGCTTTAGAAAAATTGAATCTTGATAATGAAAAAGCGATTAAATTTTCTAAAATAAAATTACAGCAAGGCTATGCAACCTTAAGCATTTCTGCAATTAAAAAGATTTTGCCTTATCTCCAAAGAGGATTTTTGTACAGTCATGCAGTTTATATGGCGAATTTATATAAAATGTTGGGAGAGACTACAATTTCAGAAACTTTAACCAACCATTTTTCCGATGAAATCTTAAAAATTTTAGAAAATGATGATTTCAATAGGAAAAATTCGGCAATCATCAATAGCCTTATCTCTGAAATGTTAAATGATGACAATCGTTATTACATTGCAGACAACAGAAACTTGGATAAAACTGAAGAACAAATAGTTTTAAAAAGCATTACAGATAATTATGGTTTAGAAACCTGGGGAAATTTTGACGAAGAAAAGAAAATGGAAATCATTGATTTTGTTTCTAGCAAATATTTAGAGTTTCTAAAGAAAACCTACACTGAAAAGGGCAATCTTTTCATTCAACCTGAAAGGATTCACGATAAAATATTTAATTTTTTAAAAGAGACTTATCACGTTTCAGAAGATAAAATAAAATATTTGTGGCATCCTTCGGAACAAGAAAATTATGCAAAAGCCGATGAATATTTTGAATATTCTATTGGTAGTAAAAAATATTATGTAAAGGAAGAAAGTACACAAAATTTCCTTTCAAGAAATCCCAATGCTGAGTTTGATGGAAGACAGCTTAAACTGTTAGGGAATCCTGAACCCTTAAGTAAAGGATTTAAAAATCCAATGGCTCTAAAATCGTTACATAAACTCAAAAATTTAGTAAATTATTTGTTGCAAACGGGAAAGATAGATGAAGGAACTAGGGTAGTAATTGAAATTGCCAGAGAATTAAATGATAAAAATAAGAGAAAAGCAATTGAGAATTGGCAAAAAGACAGAGAAAAAGAAAATGAAGCCTTTAGAAAAGAAATAGAAGTTTATAAAGAACAATTTCCCAATATTAATTTAATTGATGAAAACACCCTTATTCGAAAAATAAGATTGTGGCACGAGCAAAATAAGATTTGTCTTTATACCGGCAAAACAATTCCTTTTTCTGAATTGATAATTGGAAATAAATACGATTTTGAGCATACAATTCCTGCAAGCATTAGTTTCGATAATGAATTGAAGAATCTTACGATCTCAGATTCTAGTTATAACCGTTTGCATAAAGGCAAGAAATTTCCAACTCAATTATCAAATTACGATTCTGAACAAACCATTAACGGAGAAAGCTGCAATTCTATTCTCAGAAATATAGAATTCATTTTCGGGGAAAGGATTGTAGAATATAAAGAGATAAAAGGAAAAACCGAGAAAATAGTTAAATGGAAGAAAATAGATGAGCTTGAAAAGCAATTTGATGAGTGGAAGAAAAAAGCTTCTTATGCAAGTACCAAAGAAATAAAAGACAACTGCATCGTAAAATACCACACCATAAAGATGGATTTGGATTATTTGAAATCCAAATTAGCAACGTTTACAATTACAGAATATAAAGCAGGCTGGAGAAATAGCCAGATTCGGGATACACAAATTATTACAAAATATGCTTTGCCTTATTTTAAAACTTTATTTAAAAGAGTTTCGGTAGAAAAGGGTGGGGTTACTGATATTTTTAAGAAAGTGTATAAAGTTCAATCCAGAAATTCAAAAAAAGACAGAAGTGTTCACAGTCATCATGCTCAGGATGCAGCTATTCTTACTTTGATTCCGAATGCTTTTCACAGAGAAAGAATTATCAAAGCTTACGAGAACGAAATTGACAATAGAACAGGAAAAACTTATCATGAACAGCCTCTGGATTGGGAAAATTTTTCTGAAAAATATATTTTAGAACTACAAGATAAAGTATTAATAAATAATCTTACGGATAACAGAACAATAACCCAAACTTATAAAACAGTCAGAAAAAGAGGGAAAGTAGTTTATGATATTAACGAAAATGGAAATTCTTTAAAACGAGTAAGTAAAGGCGATACTATTAGAGGGCAGTTGCACGGAGAAACTTTTTATGGAGCTATAAAACAACCGGTAAGAGATGAAGATAATAAAATTCTGTTTGATGAGAACAAAAAAATGATTCTCAAAGATGAAATTTATTTAGCGGTAAGAAAACCTTTAGTTTATAAAAAAGATGCAAATTCGCCTGGTTTCAAAACTTTGGATGAGGTTGAAAAAGTTATTGTAGATAAAGGTTTGTTTAAAATGATAAAAAAACAAGTCGAAGAATCTGATTTTAAAACAGCACTTATAGATGGCGTTTATATGCTCAATGAAAGTGGTGAAAAAGTAAATAAAATTAGAAGAATCCGATGCTTTGAAAATGGATTGAAGTATACGACCGCAATCAAAGTCCACGAACATAGCTTTGTTTCACATAAAGAATACAAACAGTCTACATTGGCTACCAACGGAGAAAATACGTATTGTCTATTCTATAAAAATGATAAAGGCAAAGCAATGAAGATTCTCTCTATTGTTGATTTGGCTGAGCTTAAACTTAAAAATATTCAAAATTTGTATAATGAGCCGGAATTTTCAAGTTTTGAGGTTGGAAAAGGAAAGAATAAATATAAGATTCCACTATATTCTGTTTTGAAAAGTGGAGATAAAGTTTTGTTCTACAAAGAAAATATTTACGAATTAAAAGATTTAGAACAAAAAGAATTATCTGATAGAATGTTTAAAATGTATCAATTTGAAAAAGATGGAAGAATAAAATTCCGTCATCATTTAGCAGCAGGAATTGACACGGAATTAAAAAAAGAAAATCCAGAAAATTCATCGGTTAATTTTGAAGAAAAACAAGTTTTTTTAAGGCTAAGTCAAGGACAATGGAATTTTGCCATTGATGGAAAGGACTTTGAAATATCACTTGATGGCAAAATTAATTGGAAATTCTAA
- the cas1 gene encoding type II CRISPR-associated endonuclease Cas1, which produces MITRSIYIGNPTYLKLKDNQMKILCPETKAEKGSVPVEDLGLLMLDHFQITISHQLIQKMMGNNVVVVSCDAQHLPHGIMLPLYGHTEHSDRIKDQLEASEPLKKQLWKQTIECKIENQKGVLWRLGNYYEPMIEYQKNVKSGDVTNMEGIAAQHYWKHLISLDFLRQRFGDSPNQFFNFGYSVLRSIVARAIVETGLLPVLGIFHKNKYNPYCLADDLMEPYRPFVDQLVMIWLIKNPDSEELTKEFKAHILQIATKDVRIDQVTRPLLIAVKITTSSLYKCYTGEKRQISYPEFV; this is translated from the coding sequence ATGATAACACGCTCCATCTACATCGGCAACCCCACCTATCTGAAACTCAAAGACAATCAGATGAAAATCCTATGTCCGGAAACAAAAGCAGAAAAAGGGAGTGTTCCGGTAGAAGATTTGGGCTTGTTGATGTTAGACCATTTTCAAATTACCATTTCACATCAGCTCATTCAGAAAATGATGGGTAATAATGTAGTGGTTGTGAGTTGTGATGCGCAGCATTTGCCACATGGGATCATGCTGCCACTTTACGGACATACCGAACATTCAGACCGAATAAAAGACCAGTTAGAAGCCAGCGAACCGCTAAAAAAACAGCTCTGGAAACAGACTATCGAATGCAAAATCGAAAATCAAAAAGGAGTTTTATGGCGTTTGGGAAATTATTACGAACCGATGATTGAGTATCAAAAAAATGTGAAAAGCGGTGATGTTACCAATATGGAAGGCATTGCAGCTCAACATTATTGGAAACATCTCATCAGTCTGGATTTCCTCAGGCAACGCTTTGGCGACTCGCCCAATCAGTTTTTCAACTTCGGATATTCGGTGCTTAGAAGCATTGTGGCACGTGCGATTGTAGAAACAGGTTTGCTTCCTGTCCTCGGAATTTTCCATAAAAACAAATACAATCCTTACTGTCTCGCTGATGATTTAATGGAGCCTTATCGCCCGTTTGTAGACCAATTGGTCATGATTTGGCTTATCAAAAATCCCGACTCAGAAGAGCTGACTAAAGAATTCAAAGCACACATCCTCCAGATTGCCACTAAAGACGTGAGAATAGATCAAGTCACAAGACCCTTATTAATCGCTGTGAAAATAACTACTTCATCACTCTACAAATGTTATACAGGCGAAAAACGTCAGATTTCTTATCCCGAATTCGTATGA